The proteins below come from a single Panicum hallii strain FIL2 chromosome 7, PHallii_v3.1, whole genome shotgun sequence genomic window:
- the LOC112899482 gene encoding primary amine oxidase-like, whose amino-acid sequence MDHSTSLLRLIFLALGAALVLLVFRSAFHLPRGIDTPTTSLFDAAAAAGSSCTRFAPWGCRQADQTKPKPKPPSHENDVPRHPLDPLTVGEINRARELLRAHPPFASSPSSLFVHSLALDEPEKAVVLGWRKGADPLPPRRAVAVVRFRGEAFVLAVDLAGGAVTPLPVPASGYPTMTMDEQVSLCFAPFADPAFNATIRRRGVRLSDVACLPISLGWYGPTEENRRLIKVQCFSAEGTANFYMRPIEGLTVLVDMDIRQVIHISDRGTGIPIPAAANTDYRYARHMQEEGNRASNGAGLGFQKVRTPSIEPAPSGPGVELVDGHTVRWSGWELHLKADARAGMVVSRARVQDPGTGAHREVLYKGMASELFVPYMDPSEAWYFKTYMDAGEYGFGLQAMPLVPLNDCPRHARYLDGVFVAADGRPYVRENMICVFERYAGDVAWRHSESPITGMDIRESRPKVTLVARMVASVANYDYIMDWEFQMDGLIRIKVGLSGILMVKGTAYSHLRQARENEDMHGTLLSENVIGVIHDHFVTFRLDMDVDGADNSFVRVEMARQETGPGESPRKSYLKATRRVARTEKDAQVRLKLYEPAEFHVINPAKKTRVGNPVGYKVVPAGTAASLLDPEDPPQMRGAFTNNQIWVTPYNKSEEWAGGLFVYQSKGEDTLATWADRDRPIENRDLVLWYTLGFHHIPCQEDFPIMPTVSSGFDLKPFNFFESNPILKQRPTKDDDLPVCAAATTA is encoded by the exons ATGGATCACTCCACCTCCCTGCTCCGGCTCATCTTCCTCGCCCTCGGCGCCGCCCTCGTCCTCCTCGTGTTCCGCTCCGCCTTCCACCTTCCACGCGGCATCGACACGCCCACAACCTCGCTcttcgacgccgccgccgcggcgggcaGCAGCTGCACCCGGTTCGCGCCGTGGGGGTGCCGCCAGGCCGACCAGACGAAGCCCAAGCCCAAGCCGCCGTCGCACGAGAACGACGTGCCGCGCCACCCGCTGGACCCGCTGACGGTCGGCGAGATCAACCGCGCGCGCGAGCTCCTCCGCGCGCACCCGCCGTTcgcgtcgtcgccgtcgtcccTGTTCGTGCACTCGCTCGCGCTGGACGAGCCGGAGAAGGCCGTCGTCCTGGGCTGGCGGAAGGGCGCCGACCCGCTgccaccgcgccgcgccgtggcgGTCGTCCGGTTCCGCGGCGAGGCCTTcgtcctcgccgtcgacctcgCGGGCGGCGCCGTGACTCCTCTGCCTGTCCCCGCCTCCGGGTATCCGACCATGACCATGGACGAACAGGTGTCTCTCTGCTTCGCGCCGTTCGCTGACCCGGCGTTCAACGCCACCATCCGCCGGCGCGGCGTCCGTCTGTCCGACGTGGCGTGCCTGCCCATCTCCCTCGGGTGGTACGGCCCCACCGAGGAGAACCGCCGGCTGATCAAGGTCCAGTGCTTCTCCGCCGAGGGTACGGCCAACTTCTATATGCGCCCTATCGAGGGCCTCACTGTGCTGGTCGACATGGACATAAGGCAGGTCATCCACATCTCGGACCGCGGCACCGGCATCCCGATCCCGGCCGCCGCGAACACCGACTACCGGTACGCCCGCCACATGCAAGAAGAAGGTAACCGGGCATCGAACGGAGCCGGCCTCGGGTTCCAGAAGGTGCGCACGCCGTCGATTGAGCCGGCGCCGTCGGGCCCGGGCGTCGAGCTTGTGGATGGGCACACGGTGCGGTGGAGCGGGTGGGAGCTCCACCTGAAGgcggacgcgcgcgccggcATGGTGGTGTCGCGCGCGCGGGTGCAGGACCCGGGCACGGGCGCGCACCGGGAGGTGCTGTACAAGGGCATGGCGTCGGAGCTGTTCGTGCCGTACATGGACCCCTCCGAGGCCTGGTACTTCAAGACCTACATGGACGCCGGCGAGTACGGCTTCGGGCTGCAGGCCATGCCGCTGGTGCCGCTCAACGACtgcccgcgccacgcgcgctACCTCGACGGCGTCTTCGTGGCAGCGGACGGCCGGCCCTACGTGCGCGAGAACATGATCTGCGTCTTCGAGCGGTACGCCGGTGACGTCGCGTGGCGGCACTCGGAGAGCCCCATCACCGGCATGGAC ATAAGGGAGTCGCGTCCGAAGGTGACGCTGGTGGCGCGGATGGTGGCTTCCGTGGCCAACTACGACTACATCATGGACTGGGAGTTCCAGATGGACGGCCTCATCCGCATCAAG GTTGGGCTCAGCGGCATCCTCATGGTGAAAGGCACGGCCTACTCGCACCTGAGGCAGGCCCGCGAGAACGAGGACATGCACGGCACGCTCCTCTCCGAGAACGTCATCGGCGTCATCCACGACCATTTCGTCACCTTCCGGCTGGACATGGACGTCGACGGCGCCGACAACTCCTTCGTGCGGGTCGAGATGGCTCGCCAGGAGACGGGCCCCGGCGAATCCCCACGGAAGAGCTACCTCAAGGCCACCCGCCGCGTCGCCCGGACCGAGAAGGACGCCCAGGTGCGCCTCAAGCTCTACGAGCCGGCTGAGTTCCACGTCATCAACCCGGCCAAGAAGACACGCGTCGGCAACCCCGTCGGCTACAAGGTCGTCCCCGCCGGCACCGCCGCCAGCTTGCTGGACCCCGAGGATCCGCCCCAAATGAGAGGCGCCTTCACGAACAATCAGATATGGGTGACACCCTACAACAAGAGCGAGGAATGGGCAGGCGGGCTGTTCGTGTACCAGAGCAAAGGGGAGGACACACTGGCCACTTGGGCTGACAG GGACCGTCCGATCGAGAACAGAGATCTGGTGCTGTGGTACACGCTAGGGTTCCACCACATACCGTGCCAGGAGGACTTCCCCATCATGCCCACCGTGTCCTCCGGCTTCGACCTCAAGCCGTTCAACTTCTTCGAGAGCAACCCCATCCTCAAGCAGCGACCGACCAAGGACGACGACCTGCCGGTCtgtgccgccgccaccactgcgTGA